In a single window of the Branchiostoma floridae strain S238N-H82 chromosome 2, Bfl_VNyyK, whole genome shotgun sequence genome:
- the LOC118409294 gene encoding zinc finger protein basonuclin-2-like isoform X4 encodes MAAAIRCTLPNCQCECFSPGKTQLRTCETCKHGWVAHALDKLSTRHLYTSTQPEIVQSNVVFDIASLVLYGTQATPIRLKILLDRLFSVLKQEEVMQILHGLGWTYEDYVRGYILQDCQGKVLEQWIIASRDEEIITMQQFLRFGETKSIVELMFMHAKDGSGGPCCSPPKTESDIRAFIESTHSRLRSPGQSRSPVLSPHTDATSTASTHSNDSVSVSVQPSRITTPPPLLENYPPASVTPNGLVMDPQLAVSTAENPSPTPQQALSPVKSEPGSRVEKSLTTIQQEQADIRAKLGLESSVNAPHMEAQVVPTSQHGHSHYAEMKLKSLRKVHTDPKRRWSMYRGHAHSNRVMCPSCGKSFYDKGTLKIHYSSVHLKIKHKCTIEGCNMVFSSLRSRNRHSANPNPRLHMPMLRKNREGNTNTVRNMIDSTKPPSSCTSSPLAQHIATTISPLTITSAPCTSRESSPPISTSPALTPTPHFDAIWSTSMFHRALVGVTDALAHMGGHTAIPMPINPTIPISSSPSPLPSVSLPSIPLPQNDVIPKKKSRKSSTPIKLTKVTEEMEDIDSVSTVVSEKGDENEVVEEDARGGGEENSTELSQEQVRKRKSKPPEKCTQEEDEYPESDSTLRESPDQLKDKKLNSYEEDEKGNSPKNGDDGANNDGKTEEMLEHKDDDCRKDEDKRDEQSDEDSFSCNGNENPGSGHTKETLSDVATRLAANFGLYNLGSEMSGVSSFIPVQKIKQEIPDQPDSLSLYGSFLKGSPFETSPLYPYLYGQKAIPEMSLPQSIMHSPYSEVHAHRMEVNQSPSDRSGNESPDGMSFNSKTCHVCGKTFKSTYSVKLHYKNVHLKEMHTCTVDGCNATFPSKRSRDRHSANINLHRKLLTRDMADGTKASFSYGQSLRDEFLAKIYGSHGLALPMTNGDGRIPDFSVLPHFGHDVQRIPSYREDYNHGIESTEGDGRNGEDLEDDACSKAPNGEVTKPHDVHDSSAIDLRTRGNEPGDSPVLEDGDQQDFEDKNQSHGSEADADESDDVSVTIDGEDIEERSSPDSSEVFASNGGERPLQLVGSSSEQSNTTSFKPASFYKNSSIVCNLCHKLYSNKSTLRVHYRTVHLREMHKCKVPGCNMMFSSVRSRNRHSQNPNLHKNL; translated from the exons GCCATACGCTGCACGCTGCCCAACTGCCAGTGTGAGTGCTTCTCGCCGGGGAAGACTCAGCTGCGCACATGTGAGACCTGCAAACACGGATGGGTGGCGCACG CTCTGGACAAGCTCAGCACTCGACACCTCTATACCTCAACGCAACCGGAAATCGTGCAATCCAATGTCGTCTTCGACATCGCGAGCCTGGTGCTGTACGGGACCCAGGCCACCCCCATCCGGCTGAAGATTCTGCTGGACCGCCTCTTCAGTGTGCTCAAGCAGGAGGAGGTGATGCAGATTCTGCATGGGCTGGGCTGGACGTATGAAGACTATGTCAGGGGATACATACTGCAG GACTGCCAGGGGAAGGTTCTGGAGCAGTGGATCATCGCCAGCAGGGACGAGGAGATCATCACCATGCAGCAGTTCCTGAGATTCGGCGAGACCAAGTCCATCGTGGAGCTCATGTTCATGCACGCCAAGGACGGGAGCGGCGGGCCCTGCTGCAGCCCGCCCAAGACCGAGTCGGACATTAGGGCGTTCATCGAGAGCACCCACAGCAGACTACGCAGCCCCGGACAGTCTCGAAGCCCGGTCCTCTCGCCCCACACGGACGCCACGTCCACCGCGAGCACACACAGTAACGACAGCGTGTCTGTCAGCGTGCAGCCCTCCAGAATAACCACCCCGCCGCCTCTCTTAGAAAACTACCCGCCGGCGTCCGTCACCCCGAATGGTCTGGTGATGGACCCCCAGCTTGCCGTGTCCACGGCGGAGAATCCGTCGCCAACGCCTCAGCAGGCCCTGTCCCCCGTCAAGTCCGAACCCGGCAGCAGAGTCGAGAAGAGCCTCACGACAATCCAGCAGGAGCAGGCGGACATTCGGGCCAAGCTCGGCCTGGAGTCGTCGGTAAACGCGCCCCACATGGAGGCGCAAGTGGTCCCCACCTCTCAGCATGGGCACTCGCACTACGCAGAGATGAAGCTGAAAAGCCTCCGCAAGGTCCACACCGATCCGAAGAGACGGTGGAGCATGTACCGAGGCCACGCCCACTCCAACAGAGTCATGTGCCCCTCGTGCGGCAAGAGTTTCTACGACAAAGGCACGCTGAAGATACACTACAGCTCCGTCCACCTGAAAATAAAGCACAAGTGCACCATAGAGGGCTGCAACATGGTGTTCAGTTCCCTTCGCAGTCGAAACAGACACAGCGCCAATCCGAACCCCCGGCTCCACATGCCTATGCTGCGGAAGAACCGCGAAGGCAACACGAATACGGTCCGGAACATGATCGACAGTACGAAACCGCCGTCTTCGTGCACCTCTTCTCCCCTCGCCCAGCACATTGCCACGACCATCTCCCCTCTAACCATCACATCAGCCCCCTGCACTTCCAGAGAGTCCTCCCCTCCGATATCCACCAGCCCAGCGCTAACCCCTACTCCCCATTTCGATGCCATCTGGAGCACGAGCATGTTCCATCGAGCGCTGGTGGGGGTCACAGATGCCCTGGCTCACATGGGCGGCCACACTGCCATCCCCATGCCCATCAACCCAACCATTCCCATCTCCTCGTCACCCAGCCCCCTACCCTCAGTCTCACTCCCCTCAATACCGCTGCCGCAAAACGACGTCATACCAAAGAAGAAGTCCAGAAAGTCCAGCACTCCGATAAAGCTCACCAAAGTCACTGAGGAAATGGAAGATATCGACAGTGTCTCTACTGTAGTCAGTGAGAAGGGGGATGAAAATGAGGTGGTGGAAGAGGATGCGAGAGGTGGCGGGGAAGAGAACAGTACCGAACTCAGCCAGGAGCAAGTCCGAAAGAGAAAGAGCAAACCTCCCGAAAAATGTACCCAAGAAGAAGATGAGTATCCCGAGAGTGATAGCACATTACGAGAAAGCCCTGACCAACTCAAAGACAAGAAACTAAACTCTTACGAGGAAGACGAGAAAGGCAATAGTCCAAAAAACGGCGATGATGGTGCCAACAATGATGGGAAGACGGAGGAAATGTTAGAACACAAAGACGACGACTGCAGAAAGGACGAAGACAAACGGGACGAGCAATCAGATGAGGACAGTTTTTCCTGCAACGGGAACGAAAACCCCGGTAGCGGGCATACCAAAGAAACATTGTCAGACGTAGCTACCCGGCTGGCTGCTAACTTTGGGCTATATAACCTGGGCAGCGAGATGTCGGGCGTTAGCAGTTTCAttccagtacagaaaattaagcAGGAAATTCCCGACCAGCCCGACAGTCTGAGTCTCTACGGATCCTTTTTGAAAGGGTCTCCCTTTGAGACAAGTCCCCTGTACCCTTATCTGTACGGGCAGAAAGCCATTCCTGAAATGAGTCTACCGCAAAGCATAATGCACAGTCCCTACAGCGAAGTGCACGCACACAGAATGGAGGTCAACCAGAGCCCCTCGGACCGCTCGGGCAACGAGTCCCCCGACGGCATGTCCTTCAACTCTAAAACGTGTCACGTATGTGGCAAGACCTTCAAGAGTACATACAGCGTGAAGCTGCACTACAAGAATGTACACCTGAAGGAAATGCACACCTGCACCGTGGACGGGTGCAACGCCACGTTCCCCTCCAAGCGCAGCCGGGACAGACACAGTGCAAACATCAACCTCCACCGCAAGCTCCTCACCAGAGACATGGCCGACGGCACCAAGGCCAGCTTCAGCTACGGGCAGAGCTTGCGGGACGAGTTCCTGGCCAAGATTTACGGCAGCCATGGCCTGGCTCTGCCCATGACCAACGGGGACGGGCGCATCCCCGACTTCTCCGTCCTCCCCCACTTCGGCCACGACGTGCAGAGAATCCCGTCTTACAGAGAAGACTACAACCACGGCATCGAGAGCACGGAGGGAGACGGTAGAAACGGGGAAGATCTTGAGGATGACGCCTGTAGCAAAGCTCCCAATGGAGAGGTGACCAAGCCTCACGACGTGCACGATTCCAGCGCAATAGACTTGCGAACGAGAGGAAACGAACCGGGGGACAGCCCGGTGTTGGAAGATGGCGACCAGCAGGACTTCGAAGACAAAAATCAGTCGCACGGTTCGGAGGCGGATGCTGACGAAAGTGATGACGTTAGCGTAACCATCGATGGGGAAGACATCGAAGAGAGAAGTAGCCCGGACAGTAGCGAAGTCTTCGCTTCCAACGGTGGCGAGAGGCCGCTACAGTTGGTTGGGTCTTCTAGCGAACAGAGTAACACTACCTCATTTAAACCTGCAAGTTTCTACAAGAATAGTTCCATCGTCTGCAACCTTTGCCACAAGCTGTACAGCAACAAGAGCACCCTTCGTGTGCATTACAGGACGGTGCACCTGCGCGAAATGCACAAATGTAAGGTTCCCGGGTGCAACATGATGTTCTCTTCTGTCCGCAGCCGCAATCGCCACAGCCAGAACCCCAACCTGCATAAGAACCTCTGA
- the LOC118409294 gene encoding zinc finger protein basonuclin-2-like isoform X5, with translation MYHVVEGLGWTYEDYVRGYILQDCQGKVLEQWIIASRDEEIITMQQFLRFGETKSIVELMFMHAKDGSGGPCCSPPKTESDIRAFIESTHSRLRSPGQSRSPVLSPHTDATSTASTHSNDSVSVSVQPSRITTPPPLLENYPPASVTPNGLVMDPQLAVSTAENPSPTPQQALSPVKSEPGSRVEKSLTTIQQEQADIRAKLGLESSVNAPHMEAQVVPTSQHGHSHYAEMKLKSLRKVHTDPKRRWSMYRGHAHSNRVMCPSCGKSFYDKGTLKIHYSSVHLKIKHKCTIEGCNMVFSSLRSRNRHSANPNPRLHMPMLRKNREGNTNTVRNMIDSTKPPSSCTSSPLAQHIATTISPLTITSAPCTSRESSPPISTSPALTPTPHFDAIWSTSMFHRALVGVTDALAHMGGHTAIPMPINPTIPISSSPSPLPSVSLPSIPLPQNDVIPKKKSRKSSTPIKLTKVTEEMEDIDSVSTVVSEKGDENEVVEEDARGGGEENSTELSQEQVRKRKSKPPEKCTQEEDEYPESDSTLRESPDQLKDKKLNSYEEDEKGNSPKNGDDGANNDGKTEEMLEHKDDDCRKDEDKRDEQSDEDSFSCNGNENPGSGHTKETLSDVATRLAANFGLYNLGSEMSGVSSFIPVQKIKQEIPDQPDSLSLYGSFLKGSPFETSPLYPYLYGQKAIPEMSLPQSIMHSPYSEVHAHRMEVNQSPSDRSGNESPDGMSFNSKTCHVCGKTFKSTYSVKLHYKNVHLKEMHTCTVDGCNATFPSKRSRDRHSANINLHRKLLTRDMADGTKASFSYGQSLRDEFLAKIYGSHGLALPMTNGDGRIPDFSVLPHFGHDVQRIPSYREDYNHGIESTEGDGRNGEDLEDDACSKAPNGEVTKPHDVHDSSAIDLRTRGNEPGDSPVLEDGDQQDFEDKNQSHGSEADADESDDVSVTIDGEDIEERSSPDSSEVFASNGGERPLQLVGSSSEQSNTTSFKPASFYKNSSIVCNLCHKLYSNKSTLRVHYRTVHLREMHKCKVPGCNMMFSSVRSRNRHSQNPNLHKNL, from the exons ATGTACCATGTAGTAGAGGGGCTGGGCTGGACGTATGAGGACTACGTCAGGGGATACATACTGCAG GACTGCCAGGGGAAGGTTCTGGAGCAGTGGATCATCGCCAGCAGGGACGAGGAGATCATCACCATGCAGCAGTTCCTGAGATTCGGCGAGACCAAGTCCATCGTGGAGCTCATGTTCATGCACGCCAAGGACGGGAGCGGCGGGCCCTGCTGCAGCCCGCCCAAGACCGAGTCGGACATTAGGGCGTTCATCGAGAGCACCCACAGCAGACTACGCAGCCCCGGACAGTCTCGAAGCCCGGTCCTCTCGCCCCACACGGACGCCACGTCCACCGCGAGCACACACAGTAACGACAGCGTGTCTGTCAGCGTGCAGCCCTCCAGAATAACCACCCCGCCGCCTCTCTTAGAAAACTACCCGCCGGCGTCCGTCACCCCGAATGGTCTGGTGATGGACCCCCAGCTTGCCGTGTCCACGGCGGAGAATCCGTCGCCAACGCCTCAGCAGGCCCTGTCCCCCGTCAAGTCCGAACCCGGCAGCAGAGTCGAGAAGAGCCTCACGACAATCCAGCAGGAGCAGGCGGACATTCGGGCCAAGCTCGGCCTGGAGTCGTCGGTAAACGCGCCCCACATGGAGGCGCAAGTGGTCCCCACCTCTCAGCATGGGCACTCGCACTACGCAGAGATGAAGCTGAAAAGCCTCCGCAAGGTCCACACCGATCCGAAGAGACGGTGGAGCATGTACCGAGGCCACGCCCACTCCAACAGAGTCATGTGCCCCTCGTGCGGCAAGAGTTTCTACGACAAAGGCACGCTGAAGATACACTACAGCTCCGTCCACCTGAAAATAAAGCACAAGTGCACCATAGAGGGCTGCAACATGGTGTTCAGTTCCCTTCGCAGTCGAAACAGACACAGCGCCAATCCGAACCCCCGGCTCCACATGCCTATGCTGCGGAAGAACCGCGAAGGCAACACGAATACGGTCCGGAACATGATCGACAGTACGAAACCGCCGTCTTCGTGCACCTCTTCTCCCCTCGCCCAGCACATTGCCACGACCATCTCCCCTCTAACCATCACATCAGCCCCCTGCACTTCCAGAGAGTCCTCCCCTCCGATATCCACCAGCCCAGCGCTAACCCCTACTCCCCATTTCGATGCCATCTGGAGCACGAGCATGTTCCATCGAGCGCTGGTGGGGGTCACAGATGCCCTGGCTCACATGGGCGGCCACACTGCCATCCCCATGCCCATCAACCCAACCATTCCCATCTCCTCGTCACCCAGCCCCCTACCCTCAGTCTCACTCCCCTCAATACCGCTGCCGCAAAACGACGTCATACCAAAGAAGAAGTCCAGAAAGTCCAGCACTCCGATAAAGCTCACCAAAGTCACTGAGGAAATGGAAGATATCGACAGTGTCTCTACTGTAGTCAGTGAGAAGGGGGATGAAAATGAGGTGGTGGAAGAGGATGCGAGAGGTGGCGGGGAAGAGAACAGTACCGAACTCAGCCAGGAGCAAGTCCGAAAGAGAAAGAGCAAACCTCCCGAAAAATGTACCCAAGAAGAAGATGAGTATCCCGAGAGTGATAGCACATTACGAGAAAGCCCTGACCAACTCAAAGACAAGAAACTAAACTCTTACGAGGAAGACGAGAAAGGCAATAGTCCAAAAAACGGCGATGATGGTGCCAACAATGATGGGAAGACGGAGGAAATGTTAGAACACAAAGACGACGACTGCAGAAAGGACGAAGACAAACGGGACGAGCAATCAGATGAGGACAGTTTTTCCTGCAACGGGAACGAAAACCCCGGTAGCGGGCATACCAAAGAAACATTGTCAGACGTAGCTACCCGGCTGGCTGCTAACTTTGGGCTATATAACCTGGGCAGCGAGATGTCGGGCGTTAGCAGTTTCAttccagtacagaaaattaagcAGGAAATTCCCGACCAGCCCGACAGTCTGAGTCTCTACGGATCCTTTTTGAAAGGGTCTCCCTTTGAGACAAGTCCCCTGTACCCTTATCTGTACGGGCAGAAAGCCATTCCTGAAATGAGTCTACCGCAAAGCATAATGCACAGTCCCTACAGCGAAGTGCACGCACACAGAATGGAGGTCAACCAGAGCCCCTCGGACCGCTCGGGCAACGAGTCCCCCGACGGCATGTCCTTCAACTCTAAAACGTGTCACGTATGTGGCAAGACCTTCAAGAGTACATACAGCGTGAAGCTGCACTACAAGAATGTACACCTGAAGGAAATGCACACCTGCACCGTGGACGGGTGCAACGCCACGTTCCCCTCCAAGCGCAGCCGGGACAGACACAGTGCAAACATCAACCTCCACCGCAAGCTCCTCACCAGAGACATGGCCGACGGCACCAAGGCCAGCTTCAGCTACGGGCAGAGCTTGCGGGACGAGTTCCTGGCCAAGATTTACGGCAGCCATGGCCTGGCTCTGCCCATGACCAACGGGGACGGGCGCATCCCCGACTTCTCCGTCCTCCCCCACTTCGGCCACGACGTGCAGAGAATCCCGTCTTACAGAGAAGACTACAACCACGGCATCGAGAGCACGGAGGGAGACGGTAGAAACGGGGAAGATCTTGAGGATGACGCCTGTAGCAAAGCTCCCAATGGAGAGGTGACCAAGCCTCACGACGTGCACGATTCCAGCGCAATAGACTTGCGAACGAGAGGAAACGAACCGGGGGACAGCCCGGTGTTGGAAGATGGCGACCAGCAGGACTTCGAAGACAAAAATCAGTCGCACGGTTCGGAGGCGGATGCTGACGAAAGTGATGACGTTAGCGTAACCATCGATGGGGAAGACATCGAAGAGAGAAGTAGCCCGGACAGTAGCGAAGTCTTCGCTTCCAACGGTGGCGAGAGGCCGCTACAGTTGGTTGGGTCTTCTAGCGAACAGAGTAACACTACCTCATTTAAACCTGCAAGTTTCTACAAGAATAGTTCCATCGTCTGCAACCTTTGCCACAAGCTGTACAGCAACAAGAGCACCCTTCGTGTGCATTACAGGACGGTGCACCTGCGCGAAATGCACAAATGTAAGGTTCCCGGGTGCAACATGATGTTCTCTTCTGTCCGCAGCCGCAATCGCCACAGCCAGAACCCCAACCTGCATAAGAACCTCTGA